From Micromonospora echinaurantiaca:
GGAACCAGGGGCCCCACTTGTCCTGCCCGACGTGGTACGCGTACTCGATGGTGGCCCGGTCGCCGGGGTAGAGCGGGAACCGCCGTTCGGCGTTCTCGAAGAGCAGCCAGATCTCCTTGAAGGCGTCCCGGTCGTGCTTGGCCCGCCAGTGCATCGCCTCGCGCTCGCCGCCGTCCTCCCGGTACGCCCGCAGCTGCAGCTCGGCGAAGGTGAGCGGGTGTTCCCGGTGGTGCCGGTTGGACCGGCCGGGGTCGTTCGGGTAGCGGTCGACGGCGACCCGGACCAGGTACCGGGTGACCGGTTCGGTGCCGGCGTTGTAGAGCTCCCGGCGGATGACGCAGCGGTAGCCGTCGTCGGTGTGGGTGAGGGTGGCCAGTTCCCGCTCGACCACCAGGCCGGTGCCCGGTGGCAGCCACTGGCCGGGCAGCGGGGGATCCCGGTGGCCCTTCTCGGCGCGCGCGTGGCGGAGTTCGTCGTACTCCCGGAAGCGCTGCCAGATCGCGCCGCTGGCCTCCAGCACCGCCTCCGCGCGGCGTGCGAAGTCCTCGGTGGGCCGGTGCCGGCGCCCTTCGACGTGGCTGACGTAGGACGGGTCGAACCCCATCAGGGTGGCGAGCTGTTTCTTGGACAGCCCCCGCCCGGTTCGCTGCCGCGCGAGTTCGGCGGCGAAGGAGTCGGCAGCCCGATCGAGCGGTGAGGTCGTCATCAGCTTCCTCGTGGCCGGGAGTATCAGTTTCACGTTCCGTGGCCAGGCAGATACGAAACTGCCACCTTGCCGACACGAGGCTTGACTCTTCAGCGACGCCTGTCGATACTGTGCGCTCGCCGCCGGCTTCGGCGGCGTTTTTCGTCCGGACCGTCGGGTAGTAGGCCGACGCCGACCGGAGTGACCGGGGCCTCCCCCGCCGACCCAGGTGAGGCTTCCCTTAGCGTCCGAGGCGTGGTTAGGCTAGCCTTAGCTCAGCAGGGGCGCTTCGGACGGGAGACGATTCGGATGACAGCGGTGATGCCGGGGCGCCAGGTCGCCACCGCACCGCTCGCGCCGGTCACCGCCACCCTGCGGGCCATGTTCGGCACCGACGACGTGCCCGGCCTGATGCCCGGCCTGCTGGTCACCGACGAGTACGGCTGGAGCCCGGCCACCACCCTGGTCGACGGCAGCCGGCTGTCCGAGTTCCTGCACGCCGCCACGCTGCGCTGGGGCGGCACCCCGCACGCCTGCGCCGCGCTGGCCTGGAAGTCGTACAGCTACTGGACCGCGCTGCCGGTGGTGCTCGGCTGGGCGTCCGCCCGCCGGGTGCCGCTGTTCGACCCGGCCGACGTGCTGATCCACTTCGAGGACCACCGCCCGCTGCTCACCCTGGGCCTGCGCCGCTCGACCACCGTCGCGGTGCTGCCCGGCGATCCGCTGGCGGTCTCCGGCCTGCCCGAGGTGCGGGTGATGGCCGGCGAGGCGGAGCTGCTCGGCGCGCTGCGCGCCTCCCTGCTCGACGCCCACCTGGCCCCGATGATCGAGGCGATCCAGGCCGAGGTGCGGATCGGCACCCGGACCCTGCTCGGGTCGGTGGCCTCCGGCATCGCGCACGGCATCCTGCGGGCCGCCGACGGGCTGCCCGGCTCCTCCGTCGAGACCATCGACACCCTGCTCACCGCGCTCGACCTGCACGACCTGGTGGAGCTGGTGCCCGGCCCGGCGGGCGAGCCGACGGTGCAGCGGCGCACCTGCTGCCTGGCCTTCACCCTGCCGAAGCCGAAGATCTGCCAGGGCTGCTGCGTCCGCCAGTCCTGACCCCGACCACCGGCGCCACGCGGGTGGTCAGTCGGTGAGCGCGCGCACGTCCCAGGCCCAGACCCCGCCAATGCGCGCCGGCCGGATCCCGGTCAGCTCGATCATCCCCCGGCGCAGCGCGACGGACTGCGGGTGCGGGCCGAGGATCACCACGCCGGCCCGCCAGTACCGCAGGTCGTCGACCGCGTCCACCCGCGCCTGCGGGGTGATCGGCGGCACCGCGCCGGTGCTCTGGATGACGGCGAAGAAGCTGCTGGTCGGCCGGGGTGGGGCGGTGAACAGGGCAGCTCCGCGCTCCGCGCTGTCCGGGCGGGTGTCCGGTCCGAGGAAGTAGCCCCGCGCGATCGGCATCTCCAGCCGGGTCATCGCGGACCAGCGCAGCGGTTCGGCGTAGTCGCTGTCCGGCAGCGGCAGCGTCACCACGCTCCGGCCGCCGGCCACGTAGGGCCGCCACGCCCCGGAGGTGACGAAGGCGGGCACCGCGTCGAGCCGTTCCGCCGGCAGCGGGGTGGGCAGCAGCGGGAGCAGGGCCATGGTCAGCACGGTGGCGGTGGCGAACCGGAGCTGCGGCCGGGCGGTCGGGAACCGGGCGGCGAGCGTACGGACGCACTCCGCGCCGTACGCGAGCAGCAACCCGATCACCGGGGTGAGCGCCAGCGACCACCGGGTCGGCACCACCGAGTGCAGGATCGGCAGGTTCTCCAGCGCCGCCCACGGGCCCGGGATGCCGGTCTCCCGGCCGTTGAAGCGGATCTCCCGACCGAGCGAGAGCAGGCCGAAGAGGAGTCCCAGCGCGGCCAGGCCGAGCACCACCACGTTGCGCCGCAGCCACCAGACCAGCGCCACCACCAGCACCGCCAGCGGCCAGCCGAAGAAGGCGTTCTCCTCGGTCGGGTTCCGGGCCAGCCCGGCCGCGCTGCGCTCGTCGCCGGCCAGCGACTCCCGGGAGAAGGCGACGAACGACACCAGGTCGGTGGAGTAGCCCCGGATCAGCCGGGACAGCCCCGCATAGGCGCCCGGACCGAAGAGCTGCACGTAGAGCGGGTAAGCCAGGACCACCGCACTGGCCGCGGCGGCCACACCCAGCCCGGCGAGGAAGGGACGGGCGCTCCGGCGCAGGGCGGGCCGGCCGAGGGCGAGCGCGGCGACCACCACGCCCAGGCCGATCGCGGTCATCAGCAGGATCTCGAGGTTGAGGAAGGACTGCCAGACGATCACCAGCGCGAGCAGCAGGCCGTTGCGCAGCCAGCGGCCGGGCTCGGCCAGCCGTACGGTGCGCCAGACGATCAGCGGGACGACGAACTGGGACACGATGTTCGGGTGGGCGTTGGCGTGCGACACCATCGCCGGCGCGTACGCGCAGAAGGCGGCGCCCAGCCAGGCCGGCCCGCGGGCGCCGACGAGCACCCGGGAGAGGACGAAGTACCAGGCGGTGGCCGTGGCGATCATGCCAACGGTGAGGAAGAGCAGGAATGCGGCGCGCGGGCCGATCAGGACGGTGACCGGTGTCATTGGCAATGAAACGGATAATACCGACGTATTTGCCATCAAATTTACGCCGTCCGGGACGTTCATCCGATCGGAGAAGAACGGATAGGCAAAATCGGTCACGACCCGCGCGCCGTGCGCCATCATCCACTCGAACTGCGCCTGATCCGACGGGTTGTCCCGGATGCCCTGACGCGGGTCGAGCCAGAGCCGCGCGGTGATCCAGAACGCGAGCGCGACGAAGCTCAGCACCGCCGCCAGATCGATCCACCACCCCTTGCGGAGGCGTACGCCCCGGTCGGGCCCGCCCTCCGGCGCCCCGGGCGAGGGTTCGCCGGCGGGGAGGTCCGATTCGGGAGTAGTCATGACAATTCGGAGCGTAGTCACGAGAAGGTGGCACCGTGACATGTTTCGGGGTACTGCACTACCATGTGCCGGGTTCGCCGCCCGGCGATCACGCGTCCGACCCCCGACCATATTTCGGCCACCACGGTGCCCCGATTCATCCGCCCCCTGCGCGGATGATTCACTCTGTCGGTTCAGGCGCGGGTCGAGTCATATCGTGAGGAATCGACGCATGGCAGAAATCACCGGGGATCAGCGCGTCCAGTCCGAGGTCCTGGAGGGCCTCGCGACCGCCGTCAATCACCGTCGCTGGTTCGTCGAGCTGGCCCTGCCGTACCTCGGTGACAACCCGATCGAGATCGGCAGCGGCCTGGGCGACTACGCCCTGGAGTGGGCCACCCGGCTACCCCGGTTCACCGCCACCGAGGCCGACCCGGACCGGCTGGTCTCGCTCAAGGAGCGCCTCGCCGAGCAGCCGACCATCGAGGTCCGGCAGATGCTCCTGCCGCATTCCGAGCGGGGCGACTACAGCTCGGCCGTGTCGTACAACGTGCTGGAGCACATCGAGGACCACGTGGGCGCGCTGCGCAGCATGCGCGACCTGGTCCGCCCCGGCGGCGCGGTGATCATCATCGTGCCCGCGTTCCAGTTCGCGATGAGCCCAGCGGACATCGCCACCGGCCACGTCCGGCGCTACACCAAGAAGACGCTGGCCGGGGCGATGACCGAGGCCGGTCTCGAGGTCGAGACGATCCACTACGCGAACGCGCTCGGCCTGATCGGCTACTTCATGGCCACCAAGGTCTTCCGGCTGATGCCGAAGGAGGGCCCGATGGTGAAGGTCTACGACACCCTCGTGCTGCCCGCCACCAAGGCCGCCGAGCAACTGGTCCGCCCACCCTTCGGCCAGTCCGTCTTCGCCGTGGCCCGCGTCCCCGCCTAACCCACCCCCCACCCCCCGCCCACCCGAACCCGACCCGTTGATCATGAGGTTGACGGCGATGTCGATCTCCTCGACCGCCGCCAACCTCATGATCAACGCTGGGGTCGGGGCCAGGGGTTACTGCTTGACCTGGTAGGTGGGGCGGGTTACGGCGCGGGCGAGGGTGTGGAAGGTGAGGTTGAAGCCGACGTAGGCGGGGGAGGCGTCGGGGGCCAGGTCGAGGCGGTCGACGTCGAGCGCGTGCACCGCGAAGACGTAGCGGTGCGGGCGGTCGCCCGCCGGCGGCGCGGCCCCGCCGTAGCCCCGCTCGCCGTAGTCGTTGCGTACGGTGAACGCGCCGCCGAGGTCGGCCTCGGCGACCCCGCGCGGCAGCGACGTCACGTCGGCCGGCAGGTTGACCAGCACCCAGTGCCAGAACCCGCTGCCGGTCGGCGCGTCCGGGTCGAAGCAGGTCACCACGAAGCCCCGGGTCTCCGCCGGAAAGCCGGACCAGGCGAGCTGCGGCGAGAGGTTGTCGCCCCCGACGCTGCCGTGCGCGAAGGTGGCGTCCATCGGCTCGCCGTTCTGCACGTCGTCACTGGTGACGGTGAACGACGAGACGGTCGGCAGCAGCTCGTACGGGTCCGGGGCGATCGGTCGTTCCAAAGTCATCGAACGGGTCCTTCCGGTGAACGGTTTCCTGCCCTTTCTTACCTCGCCGTCGCCCGACTATCGACCGGAAGCTCCCGTTGTCCGGCCGATCCGCCGGTCCGGGTGGGACTGTTGCCGGGGAACAATCCTCCTCGGGAGGACCACCCCTTGACTTCCATCTGGCGTGACTTCTGCAAGGCCCTCGTCGCCGCGGTCCGCCGCCCCGACGAGGCGGCGCTGCGCGCCGAGCGCGGGCGCGCGGTGCGGCGGCTCGCCGAGGAGAAGGTCCGCGAGCAGGAACGGCGGCTCGCCGGACCGGATCGCCCTCGGCAGCCCGCGGAGGACGTACGGCCGACAGCGCCGGCGAGCGGTGGACCCCACACCGGACCGGCGAGCGGTGGACACCGCAGCGGGCAGGCAGACGACGGACGGCCCAGCGGTCCGACGGACGGGGGGCGGCGGCCGGCGGCGGCGGACGAGGGCTGACGGCTCGCCAGGCATCTGCCCTGGTCCATGAGCCGTTACCCTCGCCGCATGGCCCTCGACCTGTTCGCCGGGATACCCGTCACCGACTACGCCGCCGCGCTGGCCTGGTACGAGCGGCTGTTCGGTTCCCCGCCCGCCTTCGTCCCCAATGACCACGAGGCGGTGTGGGGGCTCGCCGAACACCGGTGGGTGTACATCGAACAGCACCCCGACCGGGCCGGGCACGCCATGCACACCGTGTTCGTCGACGACCTCGACGCCCTGCTGGCCGAGACGGCCGAGCGGGGCATCAAGCCGGCCAAGCGGGAGACGTACGCCAACGGCGTCCGGAAGGCCATCTACGTCGATCCGGACGGGAACGAGATCGGCTTCGGCGGCCCGCCGCTCTGACCGGCACCCCCAGCCCGACCGCCGGGACGGTCCGGCGCAGGCGGGACGGCACATACCCCCGTTCGCGCTGCCCAGGGGCGCGGCCTCGGGGGACCGGGGGCTACGGTCCGACGACGACGTTCGCGAGCGGCTCGCCCGCCGCGTACCGCCGGACCTGGTCGACGAGCAGCCGGCGGGCCCGGGGCGCCAACGCGGCGGTCAGGCCGCCGACGTGCGGGCTGATCAGGAGGTTCGGCGCGGACCAGAGCGGGTGGT
This genomic window contains:
- a CDS encoding IucA/IucC family C-terminal-domain containing protein; translated protein: MPGRQVATAPLAPVTATLRAMFGTDDVPGLMPGLLVTDEYGWSPATTLVDGSRLSEFLHAATLRWGGTPHACAALAWKSYSYWTALPVVLGWASARRVPLFDPADVLIHFEDHRPLLTLGLRRSTTVAVLPGDPLAVSGLPEVRVMAGEAELLGALRASLLDAHLAPMIEAIQAEVRIGTRTLLGSVASGIAHGILRAADGLPGSSVETIDTLLTALDLHDLVELVPGPAGEPTVQRRTCCLAFTLPKPKICQGCCVRQS
- a CDS encoding VOC family protein; protein product: MALDLFAGIPVTDYAAALAWYERLFGSPPAFVPNDHEAVWGLAEHRWVYIEQHPDRAGHAMHTVFVDDLDALLAETAERGIKPAKRETYANGVRKAIYVDPDGNEIGFGGPPL
- a CDS encoding YbhB/YbcL family Raf kinase inhibitor-like protein, translated to MTLERPIAPDPYELLPTVSSFTVTSDDVQNGEPMDATFAHGSVGGDNLSPQLAWSGFPAETRGFVVTCFDPDAPTGSGFWHWVLVNLPADVTSLPRGVAEADLGGAFTVRNDYGERGYGGAAPPAGDRPHRYVFAVHALDVDRLDLAPDASPAYVGFNLTFHTLARAVTRPTYQVKQ
- a CDS encoding class I SAM-dependent methyltransferase, encoding MAEITGDQRVQSEVLEGLATAVNHRRWFVELALPYLGDNPIEIGSGLGDYALEWATRLPRFTATEADPDRLVSLKERLAEQPTIEVRQMLLPHSERGDYSSAVSYNVLEHIEDHVGALRSMRDLVRPGGAVIIIVPAFQFAMSPADIATGHVRRYTKKTLAGAMTEAGLEVETIHYANALGLIGYFMATKVFRLMPKEGPMVKVYDTLVLPATKAAEQLVRPPFGQSVFAVARVPA